Proteins from a single region of Polynucleobacter sp. KF022:
- a CDS encoding glycosyltransferase family 1 protein has protein sequence MTMMTIDVRFINASGIGTYIKELVPGVIRSLPQYEFALLGKPEEIASLKLPSDAKIKVISASSKMYSLKEQWEIPRLIPSKSRLYFSPHYPTPIGYRGKLVATVHDLFHLAMPDLVRGLHKKAYAKWMLNRLAHKADVIITVSEFSKAEFAKYIDSDVDKVHAIPLGVNKDWFNLSSLPNPHPRPYLLFIGNVKPNKNLSNLVLAYQKLLLKIPHDLVIIGKKDGFHSPDQTVYEIAKAYPDRIHFTGFVPEALLKSYMDHASVFIFPSIYEGFGLPPLEAMAAGIPTIVSHSASLPEVCGDASLYCDPYSVNDVAQKIEQLIVDPLLQNELHTKGLDRAKEFTWDKTIEKTALLLDEEAQN, from the coding sequence ATGACAATGATGACTATTGATGTGCGCTTTATCAATGCTTCGGGAATTGGTACCTACATTAAAGAGCTTGTGCCGGGGGTGATACGCAGTTTGCCGCAGTATGAATTCGCATTGCTTGGCAAGCCTGAAGAAATTGCCTCGCTTAAGTTGCCTAGTGATGCCAAGATTAAGGTTATCTCAGCATCATCAAAAATGTATTCCCTAAAAGAACAGTGGGAAATCCCTAGGTTAATTCCAAGCAAGAGCAGACTTTATTTTTCTCCCCACTACCCAACACCTATAGGCTATCGCGGGAAGCTAGTTGCCACCGTCCACGATCTTTTTCACTTAGCTATGCCTGATTTAGTGAGAGGGCTTCATAAAAAAGCCTATGCTAAGTGGATGCTTAATCGACTTGCTCATAAGGCAGATGTAATTATCACTGTCTCGGAATTTAGCAAGGCTGAGTTTGCAAAATACATTGACTCTGATGTGGATAAAGTGCACGCCATTCCTTTAGGGGTTAATAAAGACTGGTTCAATCTTTCAAGCCTACCGAATCCACATCCGCGGCCATACCTTTTATTTATTGGAAATGTTAAGCCGAATAAAAACCTGAGTAATTTAGTACTCGCTTATCAAAAATTACTTTTAAAAATCCCACATGATTTAGTGATCATTGGAAAAAAGGATGGTTTTCATTCCCCTGATCAAACAGTTTATGAGATTGCAAAAGCTTATCCTGATCGAATTCACTTTACCGGTTTTGTGCCTGAGGCACTCTTAAAGTCATATATGGATCACGCAAGCGTATTTATTTTTCCTTCCATCTATGAGGGTTTCGGACTGCCACCACTTGAAGCTATGGCTGCAGGTATTCCCACTATTGTTTCGCATTCAGCATCTTTGCCAGAAGTATGTGGCGATGCAAGTCTATATTGCGATCCCTACAGCGTTAATGATGTTGCTCAAAAAATTGAACAATTAATTGTTGACCCACTTTTGCAAAATGAGTTACATACTAAAGGTCTTGATAGGGCGAAAGAATTTACCTGGGATAAAACGATCGAAAAGACCGCCCTATTACTAGACGAGGAGGCGCAAAATTAA
- a CDS encoding glycosyltransferase family 9 protein: MKYFRRNPIAQIRLQVIDWWCQLCSVLRQPLPLPQQLQRILIANPAHLGDAVITTAVLRELKKQYPHLIIDVLCGSWSAPIFEAHPAVHKIYTLDLPMLNRRPISVQDKQLQYHLGYQQLKIELQKERYDLVASVYAYEPSYIPVVDRLLKAPIVGFSSAGYGPLLAKSFNTAHFDWHEVQHQVKVLEDFLGEPKSLEDYQIWLEQGIPTITGDMPYVVLHPGTGEPSKEWSIDGWQKVLNHLKMRNVRVVITGHGEREQKIAKALAEGVNGIVVENWVGRLSFKDFCQTIAGARLLISVESVAAHIASNYKVPTLIAAFGKTNLKRWQPLGGLTQLIDMRQDSKKSEKLFFERLEVLLHQKNITLKEGIKAS; encoded by the coding sequence ATGAAATATTTTCGTCGTAATCCCATCGCTCAAATACGACTTCAGGTAATTGATTGGTGGTGCCAATTGTGCTCTGTCTTGCGCCAGCCTTTACCGCTGCCGCAGCAGTTGCAGCGGATCTTAATTGCCAATCCAGCACATTTAGGTGATGCAGTCATTACCACTGCAGTACTTAGGGAGCTCAAGAAACAATACCCACATCTCATTATTGATGTACTGTGCGGAAGTTGGAGTGCGCCAATTTTTGAGGCGCATCCAGCGGTCCATAAGATTTACACGCTTGATTTACCTATGCTCAATCGTCGTCCTATTTCAGTCCAAGATAAGCAACTCCAATATCATCTTGGGTATCAACAGTTAAAAATTGAGCTACAAAAAGAGCGTTACGACTTAGTTGCTAGCGTTTATGCCTACGAGCCTAGCTATATACCGGTAGTGGATAGGCTATTGAAAGCTCCCATAGTAGGATTCTCATCAGCTGGGTATGGCCCTTTGCTTGCTAAATCATTTAATACCGCGCATTTCGATTGGCATGAAGTCCAACACCAGGTGAAAGTGCTGGAGGATTTTCTTGGAGAGCCTAAGTCACTAGAGGATTATCAAATTTGGTTAGAACAAGGTATTCCCACTATTACAGGGGATATGCCCTACGTTGTGTTACACCCAGGCACTGGTGAGCCGAGTAAGGAATGGAGTATTGATGGGTGGCAAAAGGTGCTCAATCATCTAAAAATGCGAAATGTGCGTGTAGTTATTACTGGGCACGGTGAGCGTGAGCAAAAAATAGCTAAGGCTCTAGCGGAGGGGGTTAATGGAATTGTGGTTGAAAATTGGGTGGGTCGATTATCGTTTAAAGACTTTTGTCAAACCATTGCTGGAGCACGCCTTTTAATCAGCGTTGAATCAGTTGCCGCACATATTGCTTCAAATTACAAAGTACCAACATTAATTGCTGCTTTTGGGAAAACCAATCTTAAGCGCTGGCAACCTCTTGGCGGCCTTACGCAATTAATTGATATGCGACAGGACTCTAAAAAAAGTGAAAAATTATTTTTTGAGCGCCTCGAAGTGCTGCTACATCAAAAAAATATCACGCTAAAAGAAGGTATTAAAGCATCATGA
- a CDS encoding class I SAM-dependent methyltransferase, producing the protein MQYQKCPICSSSSQFIFNSKHKKSIYECSNIICGHLFTPIEKETQGICERATNIEDESDEFLRIYNERNIRLLKLFNKRLAKNSLPVKLLDFGAGNAHISRSIKKKLGDKCVIYCIESNPICFDLYSKYQLTQIKRIEDLKEKVDLIYMIEVIEHLEDPITTLKNLSSKLTQGGFIFLSTPLGKSEESSTIAYDTKSHLHFFTERSLNLALKKAGLLEIKYQFFPQMYPLPEKWPLLLNYARITKSFLKKLLGSLGSKNRVSHLVGFTKKID; encoded by the coding sequence ATGCAATATCAGAAATGTCCAATATGTAGCTCCTCTTCCCAGTTTATTTTTAATTCCAAACATAAAAAGAGTATTTACGAATGTTCCAACATAATATGTGGCCACTTATTTACACCAATTGAAAAAGAAACTCAGGGCATTTGCGAACGCGCCACAAATATTGAGGACGAATCAGATGAGTTTCTACGTATTTATAACGAGAGAAATATTAGACTGCTTAAATTATTTAACAAGCGTTTAGCTAAAAATAGTTTACCAGTCAAACTTCTTGATTTTGGAGCTGGAAATGCTCACATCTCAAGATCTATTAAGAAAAAGTTGGGCGATAAGTGTGTTATTTACTGCATTGAATCCAACCCCATTTGCTTTGACCTTTATTCCAAATATCAATTAACTCAAATTAAAAGAATTGAAGATCTAAAGGAAAAAGTAGATCTAATTTATATGATCGAAGTCATAGAGCATCTCGAAGACCCAATAACAACACTTAAAAACTTAAGCAGCAAACTCACCCAGGGTGGCTTCATTTTTCTATCAACACCTCTTGGGAAATCCGAAGAGTCATCAACAATTGCATATGATACAAAGTCTCACTTACATTTTTTTACGGAAAGATCATTAAATCTTGCATTAAAAAAAGCCGGTCTTTTGGAAATTAAATATCAATTCTTTCCACAAATGTACCCTTTACCAGAAAAATGGCCGCTATTATTAAATTACGCAAGAATTACAAAATCATTTTTAAAGAAATTGCTGGGGAGTCTAGGCTCAAAGAATAGAGTTAGCCACCTGGTTGGATTTACAAAGAAAATTGATTAA
- a CDS encoding oligosaccharide flippase family protein, producing MHKKIITNSFFLLLDRGLRLAVSFAVGIFIARFYGPEQFGQLNYVLATASLFGSLSSLGFDDIVPRDMAALDHENISRADMQKTALLMRLLGGMLALSLVLLLIYQEYGFTQIFWIALVLAPYLPIQATDIYEFRLRVEDQFSKIAFSRSLGSLAGSALKCLVIFLGLPITFLAAAMTSEYIITAGAFKLFVRGKAYVKGIFQPVYAKALIQRSWKIILAGTIIMCQVRIEYFLVEKFLGWESLGQYSAALKIFEVIDVVCVILVTVLMPKLASIVSAENLLQYSRRTYLLGIMVYLTLIPAMIILSLIFPYAYGSQYAQAAVLLPWLFLRPFFSMLNSVRGMFLILQNNYWLPAMCSSFGLLASLIIGYKLIPAYGLFGAVATTLSGMFALTILSDLLFNRKNVIAIFTCYKEWHYFAKLVTNRF from the coding sequence ATGCATAAGAAGATTATTACCAATTCATTTTTCTTATTGCTCGATCGTGGTTTGAGATTAGCAGTTAGTTTTGCAGTCGGCATTTTTATTGCCCGTTTTTATGGCCCAGAACAATTTGGTCAGCTCAACTATGTCTTAGCTACAGCCAGCCTATTTGGCAGTCTTTCATCTTTAGGTTTTGATGATATTGTCCCGCGTGACATGGCTGCTTTGGATCATGAAAATATTTCTCGTGCAGATATGCAAAAGACTGCTTTGCTCATGCGTTTATTAGGGGGTATGCTGGCTTTAAGTTTAGTGTTGCTTTTAATTTATCAAGAGTATGGGTTCACGCAAATTTTTTGGATTGCTTTGGTTTTGGCGCCCTACTTGCCAATTCAAGCAACCGATATATATGAGTTTCGTTTACGAGTCGAAGATCAATTTTCAAAAATTGCTTTTAGTAGGAGTCTTGGTTCATTAGCCGGTAGTGCTCTAAAGTGTTTAGTCATTTTCTTAGGATTGCCCATTACTTTTTTGGCAGCGGCAATGACTAGTGAATACATCATTACTGCTGGCGCATTCAAATTATTTGTACGTGGTAAAGCTTACGTTAAAGGCATATTCCAGCCAGTCTATGCTAAAGCATTAATTCAACGTTCCTGGAAAATTATTTTGGCAGGCACCATCATCATGTGCCAAGTAAGAATTGAATATTTTCTAGTAGAGAAGTTTTTGGGTTGGGAGTCCTTGGGGCAATACTCTGCAGCGTTGAAAATTTTTGAGGTTATTGATGTTGTTTGCGTGATATTAGTAACGGTACTGATGCCTAAATTAGCTTCGATAGTAAGCGCGGAAAATCTTTTGCAATATAGTCGCAGAACCTATTTGTTGGGAATAATGGTGTATTTAACTCTTATACCTGCAATGATTATCTTGTCGCTTATCTTTCCCTATGCATATGGGAGTCAGTATGCTCAAGCAGCAGTTTTATTACCCTGGCTATTTCTCCGACCCTTTTTTAGCATGCTCAATTCTGTGCGTGGCATGTTTTTGATTTTGCAAAATAATTATTGGCTGCCAGCCATGTGCTCCAGTTTTGGTTTATTAGCAAGCTTAATTATTGGGTATAAATTAATACCGGCTTATGGTTTATTTGGTGCGGTAGCCACTACTTTGTCAGGCATGTTTGCCTTGACAATTCTGTCTGATCTTTTGTTTAACCGTAAAAATGTTATAGCTATTTTTACTTGCTACAAAGAATGGCATTACTTTGCCAAACTGGTAACTAACCGCTTCTAA
- a CDS encoding O-antigen ligase family protein, with protein sequence MSSLISTSRYQTLPNWVIYLQCALFAILNGIWILPETILVRHICLIVGALISVYVIYQNRSLLLGKYAVPLALLLLLFVWVVIRLFTLSTDYQAQWYEFSTIWKRTLIGFIFAIGFGISLSQQASTIYKNSNEGSGAVWISWWIVYAGIALPTLIYLVKYFAFYSFTHWDIQIPDFLKLYNDQQHARYFVHKSSYVFFCLPLLAISIARITQAALQDKLMKIETLIYSISIVAVFFNFYSLVIRNGMLYGFILILISLGIILIHALNSKTVSKRNLFIAIMILAIPLSLAIHQYRTNHHWNSLASDARIALDVDRYDLWKDPDNEKPINEFGKPVFGSNYERLAWAVVAIRLIEERPLGYGLVERSFGHLAREKWPESKVQQCHSGWLDWTLGMGIPGLVLILGAGLLAWHQSKKTPQPWRDLSRWCLGILLLMYCTTELSSKVYIDALVFMIALVTSLGFSSATLKKEHA encoded by the coding sequence ATGAGTTCACTTATTAGCACATCAAGATATCAAACTCTACCTAACTGGGTCATTTATCTTCAGTGCGCGCTTTTTGCCATTCTCAATGGGATTTGGATATTGCCCGAGACAATTTTAGTGCGTCATATTTGTCTAATTGTAGGCGCGCTCATTAGTGTTTACGTCATTTATCAAAATCGCTCTTTACTGCTTGGTAAATATGCTGTTCCGCTAGCATTATTGCTCCTACTCTTTGTTTGGGTTGTGATTCGCCTATTTACACTAAGCACTGACTATCAGGCTCAATGGTATGAGTTTTCGACTATCTGGAAGCGTACCCTGATAGGGTTTATTTTTGCCATTGGTTTTGGCATTAGCTTGTCTCAACAGGCTAGTACTATTTATAAAAATAGCAACGAGGGCTCTGGCGCTGTCTGGATTTCTTGGTGGATAGTCTATGCAGGTATTGCACTACCAACACTGATTTATTTAGTGAAATATTTTGCTTTTTATAGCTTTACCCATTGGGATATTCAAATCCCTGATTTTTTAAAGCTGTATAACGATCAGCAGCATGCAAGATATTTTGTGCACAAATCATCATATGTATTCTTTTGTTTACCGCTTCTGGCTATTTCGATAGCGCGCATCACTCAGGCGGCCTTACAAGATAAGTTAATGAAAATAGAAACGCTGATTTATAGCATTAGCATTGTGGCAGTCTTCTTTAACTTCTATAGCTTAGTTATCCGAAATGGTATGCTTTACGGATTTATCCTAATACTCATTTCATTAGGTATTATTTTGATTCATGCACTGAACTCAAAAACAGTATCAAAGCGCAATCTATTTATTGCGATCATGATTTTAGCCATTCCCCTCTCTCTGGCAATTCACCAATATCGTACCAATCATCATTGGAATTCATTGGCTTCTGATGCTCGGATAGCGCTAGATGTTGATCGCTATGATTTATGGAAGGATCCCGACAATGAAAAGCCGATCAATGAATTTGGAAAGCCGGTATTTGGCTCTAACTATGAAAGATTGGCTTGGGCAGTGGTGGCGATTAGATTGATTGAAGAGCGACCCTTGGGTTATGGATTAGTCGAAAGATCATTTGGGCATCTAGCTAGAGAAAAGTGGCCCGAGAGCAAGGTTCAGCAATGTCACAGTGGTTGGCTAGATTGGACTCTGGGAATGGGAATTCCAGGACTTGTATTGATATTGGGAGCTGGTCTCTTGGCGTGGCACCAATCCAAAAAAACTCCGCAACCTTGGCGAGACCTTAGTCGTTGGTGTTTGGGCATTTTGCTCTTAATGTATTGCACTACCGAACTCTCTTCCAAGGTCTACATAGATGCCCTTGTATTTATGATTGCCCTTGTCACGAGCTTAGGTTTTTCATCTGCAACTCTAAAAAAAGAGCATGCATAA
- a CDS encoding glycosyltransferase family 4 protein produces the protein MHTLIYFHDAALAHAQYLLKAFAHNSSISQLTVVYPEGRGQDPIFSVSSESDELLYPKAYEMVGVRSSRLRIKWGNFFDLQKVIATQKPDYVIVLDEAYSINAFLIGLAVKVSGLRIPVVCYGFENINQSPPFKWFLRDPLKHFLPFIRKTLRYIFVDKLLQPIRVQLIHGALISYQECAQVIEQTGWKLPMQEQWCGVDVDLFNAHSKVTTQKSTETSSVIAYVGRFVPEKGILDLLNALTLLPEHCILLLIGAGPEEELIKQKTAQLSLSDRVRIFPPMGLDRLARQLQEVDVLALPSHTEVFWKEQYGRVLVEAMAAGIPVVGSRSGAIPYVIGDELRTFEEGDHQGICNAIQVALSMSPDQCQHLQLRARRGSAQQFAQAFINFYQKLLPSVRS, from the coding sequence ATGCATACCTTAATCTACTTTCATGATGCGGCTCTGGCACACGCTCAGTATTTACTGAAGGCATTTGCACACAATTCCAGTATTAGTCAATTAACCGTCGTCTATCCTGAAGGGCGCGGGCAAGATCCAATTTTCTCAGTCAGCAGTGAATCCGATGAACTGCTGTATCCAAAAGCATATGAAATGGTTGGCGTACGTAGCAGTCGCTTACGTATCAAGTGGGGTAATTTCTTTGACCTTCAAAAAGTGATCGCTACTCAAAAACCTGACTATGTCATTGTTTTAGATGAGGCTTATTCGATTAATGCCTTTCTGATTGGATTGGCTGTCAAAGTTAGTGGTTTGAGGATTCCAGTTGTTTGTTACGGCTTTGAAAATATCAATCAATCGCCTCCATTTAAATGGTTTTTACGTGATCCATTAAAACACTTTTTACCATTTATACGAAAGACTTTGCGCTATATCTTCGTTGATAAATTGCTTCAACCGATTAGAGTTCAATTGATTCATGGAGCCCTTATTTCTTATCAAGAGTGCGCTCAAGTCATAGAACAAACCGGTTGGAAATTACCCATGCAAGAACAGTGGTGCGGCGTCGATGTTGATTTATTTAATGCGCATTCAAAAGTGACAACTCAAAAAAGTACTGAAACGTCAAGTGTAATAGCTTATGTAGGGCGCTTTGTTCCGGAAAAAGGAATTTTAGATCTTTTAAATGCTTTAACTTTGTTGCCAGAGCATTGTATTTTGCTGTTGATTGGGGCGGGGCCTGAGGAAGAGCTTATTAAACAAAAGACTGCTCAATTAAGCTTGAGTGACCGAGTGAGAATTTTTCCTCCCATGGGGCTAGATCGTTTGGCGCGACAACTACAAGAGGTTGATGTGTTGGCCTTGCCTTCGCATACCGAAGTTTTCTGGAAAGAGCAGTATGGCCGTGTTTTGGTAGAGGCAATGGCTGCCGGTATTCCGGTGGTGGGTAGTCGCTCAGGGGCAATTCCTTATGTCATCGGGGACGAGTTACGAACCTTTGAAGAGGGTGATCATCAAGGTATTTGTAATGCAATTCAGGTGGCTTTGAGTATGAGTCCAGATCAATGTCAACATCTCCAGCTAAGAGCCAGGAGGGGCAGTGCACAGCAATTTGCTCAGGCTTTTATCAATTTTTATCAGAAACTTTTACCTTCTGTGCGTTCATGA
- a CDS encoding flippase, producing MMLKTQDPWWLKIMPLSLRKLLVGRNNLHAVIHNIGWLFFDKVLRASLGIIVGAWIARYLGPSQFGNLSYCIAFIAIFQAIVNLGLDGIVVRDLASHKDSQNEILGTVFCMRILAGLVCWFFVVLGFGMMDGFSSNSLLIVMILGASLIFQASDTVDLWFQSQSQSRRTVITKSCAYLASNIFKVFLILMDAPLFAFAIAIALESALNALGLFIAYRRFPMNNRWKNQFQRWGFLLNESWPYILSSLAIIVYMRVDQIMVKNILDDSALGLYAAMLPISSIWNVIPMLVCISLGPYMARKKLEGKKYFNASLLLVFRLFLAMSVGISILIAIIAKPLLVFLYGSSFEAAGNILSIYVFTNVPIFLGLAQGIWILNYKKSHVMLFQTFIGAAVSVMGNLFLIPILGLQGAAITAVFSQLCSAVLVNIIFSKELFFMQLGIKRQ from the coding sequence ATGATGTTAAAAACGCAGGATCCTTGGTGGCTAAAAATAATGCCACTGTCTTTGCGAAAATTATTAGTCGGGCGAAATAATTTACATGCCGTGATCCACAATATTGGTTGGCTGTTCTTTGATAAAGTGTTACGGGCTTCTTTGGGAATTATTGTCGGTGCATGGATCGCAAGATATCTTGGCCCAAGTCAATTTGGTAATTTATCGTATTGCATTGCATTTATTGCTATCTTCCAGGCCATTGTGAATCTTGGTTTGGATGGGATAGTTGTAAGGGATCTGGCTAGCCATAAAGATAGCCAAAATGAAATACTGGGTACAGTGTTTTGTATGCGGATTCTGGCAGGTTTAGTTTGTTGGTTTTTTGTTGTACTTGGCTTTGGCATGATGGATGGATTTTCTAGCAATAGCTTGCTCATCGTAATGATACTAGGCGCAAGCTTAATTTTTCAGGCATCAGATACGGTAGATCTCTGGTTTCAAAGTCAAAGCCAAAGTCGTCGAACAGTAATTACAAAATCGTGCGCATATTTGGCTTCAAATATTTTTAAAGTTTTTCTGATTTTAATGGACGCCCCATTATTTGCCTTCGCGATAGCAATTGCTTTAGAGTCAGCACTGAATGCGCTTGGTTTATTTATCGCTTATCGCAGATTTCCGATGAATAATAGATGGAAAAATCAATTCCAAAGATGGGGTTTTCTACTCAATGAATCGTGGCCATACATTCTGAGTAGTCTAGCAATAATAGTTTATATGAGAGTAGACCAAATTATGGTCAAGAATATCTTGGACGATTCTGCTTTAGGTCTTTATGCTGCTATGTTGCCGATATCCAGTATATGGAATGTAATTCCAATGTTAGTGTGCATTAGTCTCGGCCCATATATGGCGAGAAAAAAGCTCGAAGGCAAAAAATATTTTAATGCCTCTCTATTGCTGGTGTTCAGATTATTCTTAGCTATGAGTGTAGGAATTTCAATTCTGATTGCTATTATTGCAAAGCCGTTACTAGTTTTTCTTTACGGATCCTCGTTTGAGGCAGCAGGTAATATTTTAAGTATTTACGTATTTACCAATGTTCCAATTTTCTTGGGACTTGCTCAAGGTATTTGGATACTTAATTATAAAAAATCACATGTAATGCTTTTCCAGACTTTTATTGGTGCAGCAGTATCTGTCATGGGAAATTTATTTTTAATTCCAATTTTAGGGTTGCAGGGAGCAGCAATTACGGCAGTATTTTCTCAATTATGTTCGGCAGTCCTTGTGAATATTATTTTTTCAAAGGAATTATTTTTTATGCAGCTTGGGATAAAGAGGCAATAA
- a CDS encoding glycosyltransferase, giving the protein MAEFVNIALRKRYPNIEVFGCGPNNEFHISDGPRSHKKIAELANRLKVDVFWEIESGHVSKEFQFIRAFPPISAVKLWWVNDSHQFLDLMVAKAPYFDRVFVSMKDDVQAFGKNAFWLPGSASLDVALDFNVPRVHDISFVGSMDSVHSKRVEIINMLKVDFPQINIKNNLFLDDMAFEYSSTKIVFNLSLNRDLNYRVFEALACGALLLTDRIGNGLLDLFEDGKDIIVYDTYEDLCQKIKYYLQHEDERKAIAKSGQLKVKKYHTVDNRIDSVINQLSDIFNEKSGLAPNHSSFISGNSSKALP; this is encoded by the coding sequence ATGGCTGAGTTTGTAAATATTGCTTTGCGGAAACGTTATCCAAATATTGAGGTTTTTGGTTGCGGGCCTAATAATGAATTTCATATTTCAGATGGGCCCAGATCGCACAAAAAGATTGCTGAACTAGCTAATCGGCTAAAGGTGGATGTATTTTGGGAGATTGAAAGCGGCCATGTAAGCAAGGAGTTCCAGTTTATTAGAGCTTTCCCACCAATTTCAGCTGTTAAATTATGGTGGGTTAACGATAGTCACCAATTTCTTGATTTAATGGTTGCTAAGGCGCCATATTTCGATAGAGTTTTTGTTTCTATGAAGGATGATGTTCAGGCCTTTGGTAAAAATGCTTTCTGGCTTCCAGGGAGCGCTTCATTGGATGTGGCACTAGATTTCAATGTGCCACGAGTTCATGATATTTCTTTTGTCGGATCTATGGATTCAGTCCATTCAAAGCGCGTAGAAATCATAAATATGCTTAAAGTGGATTTTCCACAAATAAATATTAAAAATAATTTATTTTTGGATGATATGGCCTTTGAGTACAGCTCCACCAAAATTGTTTTTAATCTGAGTCTGAATCGCGATTTAAATTATAGGGTTTTTGAGGCGCTTGCATGTGGCGCCCTACTTTTAACAGATCGGATTGGTAACGGTCTTTTAGATTTATTTGAAGATGGAAAGGACATCATTGTTTATGACACTTATGAGGACCTATGTCAAAAAATAAAATATTACCTACAGCATGAGGATGAGCGAAAAGCAATAGCAAAATCAGGACAGTTAAAAGTTAAAAAATACCATACTGTTGATAACAGAATTGATTCGGTTATTAATCAATTGTCTGATATATTTAATGAGAAATCTGGACTAGCGCCCAATCATTCCAGTTTTATTAGTGGTAATTCGTCGAAAGCTCTTCCATGA